TGTTGCCTCTAAACCAGCACCCCTGCTGGGTCGCTTCTTGTCTGGTGTCCCATGTTTACAGACTAGGCCTCAACAAATCCAAGCAAAGGGTCTCAGTCAAAGCCTCCTCGAGACCTCAGGGACACAAGAGTACCCCTTGGGTCCTACGAGTCTAGGCTTTTCCTGAACCCTGGCGTGAAGGCAAGTCTAGCATCTTTTGTTGTAAGAGAAGCTTGCTGCACAAAACTGGCTCATGGTCCTCCCAGTCCCCATGGGGGTCTGGCAGAAAACTgcctggggagggaagggaggccgGAATATGCTGGTCAACCTTGGAGCTCCAAGCACTTGATTCCCACAAACACGAGGATTCTGACCAACAGTGCAATAGTGCAAGTATCTGCCGGATGCTATAGCTACTAGAGACTGCCTCTGTTCACAGCTCTCCCCGCCCTCAAGCCTTCATCTGTACCTTGTCTTCCATCCCTCCTTTCCAAGCAATAGAACGCAGGTCTGGGACCAGTGAATAGTGAGAAGCACGACTTGGAAGGACAGGGGTGACTCCTGAGCTTCCCAAGAGCCGGCTAGTCCCTGAAGGGCCGCTTGGGGGCTCCAGGCAGTATGCAGCGCACCAGAAAACTGAGATTGCGATGCGGACACGCACGCAGGGGCAACCGCCCTTGTGCTTACTTAGGTGAGTTAGATGAACTTACTGAGCCAAGAGTCGGAGTGAGGCATTTGGAAAACAAAGCCTGCGGAGATCAGCGTAAACAGCGGACAGCAACAAGTAAAGGAGAAAACACCAGACAAACTGGGCTACGTGAGGCCACGAACGCGGGGTGGCACAGACTGAGGGCACAGGAACCGCAGGAGATTCTTTAACCACTTCTATCTGGGACCAGGTGCCCCCAGTCCGAACAAGAAAGTGAAAAGCAGCAGAGCTGGACTTTGCATAGAGGTAGACCCCTGATGTTTGATCAAAGCGGTTTGGGCCAAGGTGGAACCTGGGAAACTCAGCGTTGCAGAAGGTGGGGCGGATCTTCGCTCCGCTAGCGGTGGAGTCTAATAGGGAAGGACGGGACCCCAGCGTGCTAGGGCGGATCTAAAAGAGGTCTCTAGGGCTCAAAGATCTCAGGGATGCCCCCCCCCCGTGATGGAGGCGGGGCCTTGCCGCTCGCTCCACCCCTTGTGACGTGTCTGTTGCCCATGCAGGCGGGCGAGTAAGTCCGCGCGTGCGCATCGCGAGCGGTTCGTGGCGTCGCGGTCTCCAGTGGGTATTCCTGCAAATGGGTTCCGTGGCCTAGTGCATTACCCCCCGTGATCGTGCGCCGAGGTCCGCGAGGAAGGGTTGCCGCCGAGGTGAAGGCGGTGGCCGGAGGTGGGGGAGGCGCACGCCTTCTAGGAGCGGGGCATTTACAAAGCGCCTTTATTTCACCGTGCAGCCGGTCCGGGCTGGTTAGAGCCACTCGGAAGCCCGGCGGCTAACAGTGCCGGGAGGACTCGGAGCCCACTCCGCTGTGCGGTGACCAGGCCCACATTTTGCTCAGGTCTCCACAGTGCGCGGTCCTGAAGGATGGCAGCCATCCCTTCTAGCGGCTCGCTCGTGGCTACCCATGACTACTACCGGCGTAAGTAGCCCCTCGCCGGCCCCGCCCAGAGCTGGGCTAGGGCCTTGTGGCTgaccctcctccccttcccaggaCGCCTGGGCTCCTGGTCCAGCATCAGCGCCTGCGGAAGTCCAGGGTACCCCTGGGACACCTTGCTCCACCCCCCGGGTGAGTGCAAAACCAGCCGGCTTAAGGGCAAAGTTCACATCCTGAGGTAGGGGGAGTGTGGAGAGGGACAGGACCCCACTGGGATGACAACATCCTGACCCTCCTTTGCTCCTCTCAGGTCTCCCCAAGGCCAACCCTGGCCACTGGTGGGGCAGTTTCTATTATGGGATATCCACCCTCCCACTCATGACCACAGTGTTGTTGGAGTCTCCTGAGCAGTGAGTCCATCTTACATAAAGTTGCGGGGATGGCCCCAGTTAAAACTAGCTTCTGACTCACTGACTTATTCTCTCCCTGCAGCCCGGCAGAATCCCCCCAGGCCTCCAGAAGCCCGATCACCCGTGGCCTGGCTCCTGAAACCCTGAAGCAGCAGCCAGTCGTCCATCCCGGCCAGGCCAACAGAAGAACCCCGTCCTGACCTAGCAGAACCACAGCAAACCCAACTTCAGTGGTGCTAGGCCAGAGCCCCACCCATCCATCCCACCCTGTAAACTAGGAAGGTTGCGCAAGCAACAGACACCAGCAGAAGCTAGTGAAAGCACCCCTGTTGGTACACAGTACTGAGCTTTCCTGATCCTGTAACTGCGCCTTGCACCAAGCAGAAAATAAACTCCCAGCAGCCATCCTCCCCATGGTATGTCTGAGACATTACTGAATCCAGCCTTTCCTCTTGCTGCACTGCTCCCAGGTCTTCCGGACAGCTCCTTTGAGACCTATCCTGGTGATATCCCTGGTGAGCTGTCCTTGTAAATTGGCCTAGCCCAATAATCTGGAGCCTAGGGTAGCAGTTAGCCACTAGGTAGACAGCCCACGGGAGGCTGGGCCTCTGGCTGAGTTTGGGGGCTCTCTGCTGGAGGGACCCTATGCCTACAAAGGAACCTGGTGGATGAACTTGCTGTGTGGGTGGTTCCCCAAGGTTGGGGGGATACTGGCATAGACCAAGAGAGGACCCTAGCCACAAGTAGTCTAGCCTCGGGGTAAGAGGGTTGAGGAACCATGGAGGGTGGCTTAAGCCAGCAGGGTAAGGAGTCTTGGGTGGGCACAACAGGCCTTCCTGCTGCTTTACCCCTCAGCCTAAGGAACCGAGACCTGTGCCTCTGACAGCTGAGCCTCCCTCCTGCCTGCCCTTGGGGTGTCCAGGTGGCTTGTGGGGTGCTGCCCTTACTCCTGAGCAagctgaaggaggaagaggcGCTTCCCACCTTTGATGGACTCAGAACCAGAAATGTGGCCCACTCAGATTGAACTGTGCAGACAATGCTGACTGCAGCTGCTCATTGTCAGAGCTGGAACACAGCCAGCAGCTCCAGGCAGTGTGTTAGCATTGTTCCATCTTCCCATAGTTCCCTCCGCATAGTCCCAAGGGGTTCCCATTGGTGAGTTGTGGTTTCTCTGAAGTCCTGTCAGGTTGTATAGCTGCAGCCAGCAGAGCTGGGATGTGAATATTTTAGTGACTGCAGAATGGTTAGAAAACAGTTGGGAATAGCCATATAAAGAGTGATCCTGCcggcggcggtggtgcacacctttaatcccagcacttgggaggcagaggcaggcagatctctgtgagttcgagaccagcctggtctacaagagctagttccaggacaggctccaaagctacagaataaaggaaagaagttGGGATCCACTCTGGTTCTCAGATGGTAAAACCTCAGAACAGGGCCTGGTGCTGAGTGCCCTCCAGCTTCTGGAATAACCTCCTATGATTTCAGACAAAGTAGGGCAGGTCTGTTTGTACTTTCTGTTGGTTTACACTGTGCAGCAAAAACAGTGCTGGCGGGCACCTGTGTGTGATATTGGGACTTTGTTCTCAGAATCTCAGGTCAGACTCTGAAAGTGTGTTCAGGCCAGGCAGCCACATCCATGGTCTTTGCCGGCAGCACCTGTGGGTTTGGGTCACTCCCTCTTCAGAAAGCCCCCGTGGCTTCTAAAGTCATACTTTACTCACAGTGAGGCAGCCAGGCCCGTTCTTCCCACAGATCTTGCCACCATGGAGTCACCCTCTGTCACCAAAGTTATTCCGTTTACCTAGAGCTGAGGAATAGCCCAGTTGAGAAGGGCTT
The Microtus pennsylvanicus isolate mMicPen1 chromosome 2, mMicPen1.hap1, whole genome shotgun sequence DNA segment above includes these coding regions:
- the Ppdpf gene encoding pancreatic progenitor cell differentiation and proliferation factor — its product is MAAIPSSGSLVATHDYYRRRLGSWSSISACGSPGYPWDTLLHPPGLPKANPGHWWGSFYYGISTLPLMTTVLLESPEHPAESPQASRSPITRGLAPETLKQQPVVHPGQANRRTPS